The genomic interval AGCCAAAGGCTGCGGCCCACGGTCGAACTCGTGGTTCCCGACCGCCATCGCCTGGTAGCCGACGAGGTTCATGCACGCGGCATCGGCAAGTCCCACGTACACGTTGAAGTACAACGTGCCTTGGAAGCTGTCGCCGGCATTCAGCACCAACGGGTTGGGGTTCTCGGCCTTCAGCCTGGCGATGAGCGCGGCCTGGCGCGCGTAGCCCCCGATCGGGTTGCCCGCGAGTCGGGCCGGTTCCACTCGCGAGTGGATGTCGTTGCTGTGCAGGATGGTGAGATCGAAGGGCTGCGCGACGGCTACGGCAATCGTGAGCGCCAGCGCGAGGAGGGTGCTGATCGGTCTTGGCTTTTTCATCACGGCGGTGAATGTACCCCGTTCATCGGCTAGGCCCTATGACGAAAGTACCCAGAAGGGATCCGGCGGCAGGGGTAGAATGCTCCGTCGGGGCGTCGTTCCCACGGTTCCCCGTTCGCCACTCGATCGGTTCTGCGACTTCGCCCAGCCGGCAGCGCGAGAAGACGGACGGGCACGGATCGGCGGACGGCTCGCTTTCCCTGGAGGTTCAATGGCGACTAACGCACCTGCGACCACCGGCGCAACGTGCATCGCCCACCCAGTTCGCCAGGACGCATGGTGGGTTACTCCGCTGCTGACCGTGGTGGTCTTCGTCGGCTTCATCATATACTCGTCGTGGCGAGCGCTGGAAGGTTTCTACCAGCCCGGAACTACACATTTCATCCAAGAGCCTTACGTCTCTCCCTTGTACGCGTTGCACTTCGTGAAGAGCGGGTGGGGGTTTCTGGCAAGCACCAACGTCTCGCCGGCGCTGTTCGTGTTACCCATACCGCTTTTCTTCCGGCTGACATGCTACTACTTCCGGAAGGCCGGCTACCGTTCGTTTCTTGCCGACCCACGGGCGTGCGCGGTGCCGGAAAGTCGCAAGAAGTATGCAGGAGAGACAGTGATGCCTTGGGTGTGGGTGAACCTGCATCGCATCACCTTCTTCTTCGCCGCCGCGCTGGTGTTTCTCACCTATAAGGACACGGTCGAGGCGTATATCTTCGATGGACGTTTCGGCATCGGGGTGGGCAGTCTGCTGTACACACTCGAGGCGGTGATGGTGACCCTCTACACCTTCTCGTGCCACTACTTCCGACATCTGGTGGGGGGCAAGATTGACTGCTTCGACTGCCCGGGCGGTGCCGTGCGCTACAGCCTGTGGCGATGGGTCACGGCGTGGAACGTGAGCCACATGCAGTGGTTCTGGGCCAGCCTCGTCTCCATCATGTTGATTGACCTGTACATCCGTCTTCTCGGCGCGGGCGTGATACCACAAGACCCCAGGATCGTGTTCTAGCGATGGAAACCTACGACAGCTTCGAGTATGACGTGTTAGTGATCGGAGCCGGCGGTGCAGGGCTGCGCGCCGCCATCGCCTCCATCGAGTCGGGAGCGAGCACGGGCTTGGTGTGCAAGTCGCTGCTCGGTAAGGCGCACACCGTGATGGCCGAGGGGGGCGCCGCGGCAGCTCTGGGAAACATGAACGAGCCGGACGATTGGCGTGTGCACTTCGTGGACACGATGAAAGGCGGCAAGTTCATCAACCATCCGCGAACGGTGGAAATCTTCGCCAAGGAAGCACCCGACCGTATCCTGGAGCTCGAGAAGTATGGCGCGGTGTTCGACCGTACGCCGGACGGCAAGATATCGCAGCGCCCGTTCGGGGGGCACCTGTATCGCCGTCTGAATCACGTCGGCGATCGCACCGGTCTCGAGCTGATTCGCACGCTGCAGGATAAGGCAGTTAGCCTAGACGTGCACACGCACATGGAGGTGACACTAACACGCCTCCTGCTGGATGACGGTCGCGTGATCGGGGCCTTTGGCTATGTGCGAGACACCGGGAAGTTCGTGCTGTTCCGCGCCAAAGCGGTGGTGATAGCTACCGGCGGGTGGGGCAAGATGTTTCGTGTTACCTCCAACTCTTGGGAAAGCACCGGGGACGGTGCAGCGATGGCCTTCTTCGCAGGCGCGCAACTGAAGGACATGGAAATGGTCCAGTTCCACCCGACTGGTATGGTCTGGCCTCCGGGTATGAAAGGCATTCTCGTAACGGAAGCCGTCCGAGGCGAGGGCGGCATCCTGACTAACTCGCTTGGCGAGCGCTTCATGTTCAAAGACGAGTATATGCCCGAGCAGTATCGGGGGCAGTTCGCCGAGGACGAGGCGGAGGCTCGCAGGTGGCTGGACGACAAGAAGAACAACCGACGTCCCCCCGAGCTTCTGCCTCGAGACGTGGTAGCACGCTCCATCTACAAGGAGGTGCAAGCGGGACGTGGTAGTCCACACGGCGGTGCCTTCCTGGACATTCGCCACCGTGGGGCAGCGTATATCAAGGCCAAGCTCCCCAGCATGTACGAGCAGTTCCACCGGCTGGGAGACCTCGACATAACGAAAGAACGGATGGAAGTGGCTCCCACCATTCACTACACGATGGGTGGTATCGCCGCCGACCCAGAGACGTGTGCTACCACCCTGCCCGGGTTGTACGCGGCTGGCGAGTGCGCCTGTGGTCTACATGGCGCGAACCGATTGGGGGGCAATTCATTGTCCGATCTCCTGGTCTTCGGGCGACGGGCCGGTCTCGCCGCTGCGGAGTTTGCCAAAGCCAACGCACCTGGAAAGTTGGACGAAGAACAGGTGGAGGTGGAAACTCGCTCGCTGCTGGCACCGTTCGAAGGTGGCAACGAGAACCCATTCCACTTGCACTCCGAAGTCCAGGACATCATGGGTGAACACGCAGGGATTGCCCGGACCACTGCGGGTCTAGAAGAAGGTCTAGCGAAGATGCTCGCCGTGAAGGCGCGCCTACCCAACCTGAAGGCGGAAGGCGGGCGAGCGTACAATCCTAGCTGGCACACCTGTCGCGACGTGGTGCACATGGTGGCACTCGGCGAGGCCATTCTACGCAGTGCCGCCGAGCGCAAGGAGAGTAGGGGGGGTCACTGGTATCTGGACTACCCGAACGAGTCGGACGAGTGGGCGAAGAAGAACGTGACTGCTACGTTCGTGGACGGAGAGGTTCGAATCGGCTCATCGCCAGTTCCGGAGATGTCTCCAGAGTTGAAGGCACTATTCGAGGGGAAGAAGTAATGGCGGAATACACGCTGAGAGTGTTTCGAGGGGATGCGAAGGGTGGTGAGGAGCGCGAGTACCGCGTGCAGGCAGCGGAGGGCTGGGTGGTCTTGGATGCTATCCATGCTATCCAGAGGGAGCAAGATGGCTCGCTTGCCTGCCGCTGGAACTGCAAAGCGGCTAAGTGCGGCTCCTGCAGCGCGGAGATCAACGGTATCCCATCACTCATGTGCAAGACGCGTCTCGACGCTCTGCCACCCGGGCCAATACGTGTGTATCCTATCAAGACCTTCCCCCTCATCCGCGACCTCGTGACGGACGTGTCCTGGAACTACGAGCAGGCCAAGAAAATCCAAGCATTCACCTACGATCCGAAGATCGGAGATCAGCCTTTTCGCATTCGGCAGCGTGACGTCGAGCGCGTGCAGGAGTTCCGTAAGTGCATCGAGTGCTTCCTGTGTCAGAACGTGTGTCACGTCCTGCGCGAACACCAGCTGAAAGATCACTACTTCGGCCCTCGACAGATGATACGTCTCGCAGGACTCGAGATGCATCCTATGGACATTGCCGATCGCGCCGAGATGATTTGGCAAGAGGCAGGCGTCGGCTACTGCAACATCACCAAATGCTGCGAGGAGGTGTGTCCCGAGAGCATTCGTATCACGGACAACGGTATCATCCCCCTGAAAGAGCGAGTGATCGATTCGCGCGGCCTGCTTCGCGTGCTCCGAGGCCTGGTCCGGAGACGGACGGGATAAGAAGGAGGCAAGGATGGACTATCTTTACCTGCTCGATCCGACCGTCGGTGTCGAGCCACCCGTGGACGGCATTCTGAGCCGTACCTTGCTGGACGACGAATATGCCAAAGTGTTAGTATTCGGCTTCGGCGCTGGGCAGGAGCTTTCCGAGCATACCGCCTCCATGCCGGCGCTTTTGCAGTTCCTGAAGGGTGAGGCGGACCTCACACTAGGGAAGGACTCCACTTCGGCGGTCGCAGGCACTTGCGTGTACATGAGGCCGAACCTGCCTCACAGCGTCCACGCCAAGACACCGGTGGTGATGCTGTTAGTATTGATGAAGCGTCCGACATGAGCTCCCAGCGAGTCGGGCGCCATGTCCGTCCACACATTCGCGGTAATGACAGACTGGTCCGGCGGCGACACCGCTGGTGGTCATTCTCGCGTAGGCCGAATCCACTGATCTCGGCGTCTTGGCCCGCACCCGCCGGTGCGCACTCACAACGCGCCCGGCGCAGGCCCAATGACCGCGCCGGGGTACGAAGTCGGCAGTCGGTGTGGTTTGGGAGGTAAGACGCGGCCTGGGGCGAAGCCTGCCCTTAGATGTTAGCGAGTAGACGGAAGGGGACTCCCAATGAAGGTCCTGGTACTTGGCGGTACGCTCTTCATCGGCCCTCAGGTGGTGCGGCGCCTGGTCCGCGAGGGGTGCGAGGTGACCGTCTTCCACCGCGGAAAGAGCAACGCAGAGCTGCCCGACACCGTCGAGCATCTGCTAGGCGACCGCAACGAGCTTCGTAGTCATGCGGACACCCTCCGAGCAGTGGTGCCCGACGTCGTATTGGACATGCGGCCGCTAGACGATACCGATGCAGAGGCGGTCCTCGACGTCTTCGTAGGATATGCACGTCGAGTGGTCGCAATCAGCAGCGTGGACGTGTATCGTGCCTACGGCAAACTCCTCGGCAACGAGAAGGGACCTCCCGACCCGGTTCCCCTCACTGAGGATTCGCCCCTGCGCGAGCGCCTGTACCCCTATCGGGGGGAGACCCCTCGCGCGGCCGACGATCCCAGGCGAAGGCTGGACGACTACGACAAAATCCTTGCCGAGAAGGTGTTCCTGTCCGACGATCGCCTCCCGGGCACCGTGCTCCGCCTGCCGATGGTGTACGGGCCCCTCGACTACCAGCACCGGCTTTATCCTTACCTAAAGCGAATGGACGATGGGCGCCCCGCGATTTTACTGGACGAAGCACAATACCGTTGGCGAGACTCTCACGCGTACGTGGGCAACGTGGGGCATGCCATCTCGCTCGCTGTGCTTCGCGACGAGGCTGCCGGGCGGGTGTACAACGTAGCGGAGCCCGAGCCGTACACCGAAGCCGAATGGGTGCGGCGCGTGGGCCGAGCAGTTGGCTGGAAAGGCGAGGTGGTCGCGGTGCCCGCTGGACGCCTAGGCGAGGAGGGCGACTTCACGCACCATCTGGCGGTGGATTCCGGCCGCATCCGCACGGAGCTGGCCTACACGGAGGAGGTGCCCGAAGACCGCGCGCTGGCCGAAACCATCGAGTGGGAACGGGCTAACCCCCCAGAACCGCGGCCGGAGTTCGACTACGCCGAGGAAGACCGCATTCTCACCGAGCTTCGAGGCTGAATGTTGCCAAAGCGCGAGT from Fimbriimonadia bacterium carries:
- a CDS encoding succinate dehydrogenase/fumarate reductase iron-sulfur subunit, which encodes MAEYTLRVFRGDAKGGEEREYRVQAAEGWVVLDAIHAIQREQDGSLACRWNCKAAKCGSCSAEINGIPSLMCKTRLDALPPGPIRVYPIKTFPLIRDLVTDVSWNYEQAKKIQAFTYDPKIGDQPFRIRQRDVERVQEFRKCIECFLCQNVCHVLREHQLKDHYFGPRQMIRLAGLEMHPMDIADRAEMIWQEAGVGYCNITKCCEEVCPESIRITDNGIIPLKERVIDSRGLLRVLRGLVRRRTG
- a CDS encoding fumarate reductase/succinate dehydrogenase flavoprotein subunit; its protein translation is METYDSFEYDVLVIGAGGAGLRAAIASIESGASTGLVCKSLLGKAHTVMAEGGAAAALGNMNEPDDWRVHFVDTMKGGKFINHPRTVEIFAKEAPDRILELEKYGAVFDRTPDGKISQRPFGGHLYRRLNHVGDRTGLELIRTLQDKAVSLDVHTHMEVTLTRLLLDDGRVIGAFGYVRDTGKFVLFRAKAVVIATGGWGKMFRVTSNSWESTGDGAAMAFFAGAQLKDMEMVQFHPTGMVWPPGMKGILVTEAVRGEGGILTNSLGERFMFKDEYMPEQYRGQFAEDEAEARRWLDDKKNNRRPPELLPRDVVARSIYKEVQAGRGSPHGGAFLDIRHRGAAYIKAKLPSMYEQFHRLGDLDITKERMEVAPTIHYTMGGIAADPETCATTLPGLYAAGECACGLHGANRLGGNSLSDLLVFGRRAGLAAAEFAKANAPGKLDEEQVEVETRSLLAPFEGGNENPFHLHSEVQDIMGEHAGIARTTAGLEEGLAKMLAVKARLPNLKAEGGRAYNPSWHTCRDVVHMVALGEAILRSAAERKESRGGHWYLDYPNESDEWAKKNVTATFVDGEVRIGSSPVPEMSPELKALFEGKK
- a CDS encoding succinate dehydrogenase — its product is MATNAPATTGATCIAHPVRQDAWWVTPLLTVVVFVGFIIYSSWRALEGFYQPGTTHFIQEPYVSPLYALHFVKSGWGFLASTNVSPALFVLPIPLFFRLTCYYFRKAGYRSFLADPRACAVPESRKKYAGETVMPWVWVNLHRITFFFAAALVFLTYKDTVEAYIFDGRFGIGVGSLLYTLEAVMVTLYTFSCHYFRHLVGGKIDCFDCPGGAVRYSLWRWVTAWNVSHMQWFWASLVSIMLIDLYIRLLGAGVIPQDPRIVF
- a CDS encoding cupin domain-containing protein, producing the protein MDYLYLLDPTVGVEPPVDGILSRTLLDDEYAKVLVFGFGAGQELSEHTASMPALLQFLKGEADLTLGKDSTSAVAGTCVYMRPNLPHSVHAKTPVVMLLVLMKRPT
- a CDS encoding NAD-dependent epimerase/dehydratase family protein, whose translation is MKVLVLGGTLFIGPQVVRRLVREGCEVTVFHRGKSNAELPDTVEHLLGDRNELRSHADTLRAVVPDVVLDMRPLDDTDAEAVLDVFVGYARRVVAISSVDVYRAYGKLLGNEKGPPDPVPLTEDSPLRERLYPYRGETPRAADDPRRRLDDYDKILAEKVFLSDDRLPGTVLRLPMVYGPLDYQHRLYPYLKRMDDGRPAILLDEAQYRWRDSHAYVGNVGHAISLAVLRDEAAGRVYNVAEPEPYTEAEWVRRVGRAVGWKGEVVAVPAGRLGEEGDFTHHLAVDSGRIRTELAYTEEVPEDRALAETIEWERANPPEPRPEFDYAEEDRILTELRG